A DNA window from Brassica napus cultivar Da-Ae chromosome C1, Da-Ae, whole genome shotgun sequence contains the following coding sequences:
- the LOC106394431 gene encoding GATA transcription factor 17, with the protein MSEGSEETKTKIDSTGELSDVDNENCSSSGSGGGETKKTCVDCGTFKTPLWRGGPAGPKSLCNACGIKSRKKRQAALGIKPEKKIRKSNSCDSDLSLEDDDRNVNNKIKKGDDHKTCSSKSGTSTSSSCSKRVSKFLDLGLEVPVMKRSAVEKKRLWKKLGDEERAAVLLMALSCGSVYA; encoded by the exons ATGTCGGAGGGATCAGAAGAAACGAAGACAAAGATCGATTCCACCGGAGAGTTATCGGACGTCGATAACGAGAACTGCAGTAGCAGTGGAAGTGGCGGCGGCGAGACGAAGAAGACATGCGTTGATTGCGGAACATTCAAAACTCCTCTCTGGCGCGGTGGCCCTGCCGGACCTAAG TCACTGTGCAATGCTTGTGGGATCAAGAGCAGGAAGAAGAGGCAAGCGGCTCTCGGGATCAAACCAGAGAAGAAGATCAGAAAAAGCAACAGCTGTGACAGTGATCTAAGCCTCGAAGATGATGATCGTAACGTCAATAACAAGATCAAGAAAGGTGATGATCACAAAACTTGCAGTAGCAAGAGTGGTACTAGTACTAGTAGCAGCTGCAGCAAAAGAGTGAGTAAGTTTTTGGATCTGGGATTGGAAGTGCCGGTGATGAAGAGATCAGCGGTTGAGAAGAAGAGGCTGTGGAAGAAACTCGGCGACGAAGAAAGAGCCGCCGTGCTTCTCATGGCGCTCTCTTGCGGCTCTGTTTATGCGTAA
- the LOC125580910 gene encoding COBRA-like protein 8: MILMSLARKLFILLSLFTTIQLTSSQQRFNDSTPPPPPPPPGPPPISPDAVLCNGVFLSYTYSTGIQIKPNDTKSQPYRFESVITVLNNGRDELKSWLVFVGFAHKEILVSASNAILEDGSSLPVSVENGTTFAGYPAADLKSAIMTAGDVTQMEARVELVGTQFGVAPPDVPLPKNITLVNDGWSCPKATQRDGNVLEVCCMPDPKNETGPIGVKRRQKGDLTIMYDIIRPYASSYWAQVTIENHNPLGRLDNWDLSFEWMKDEFIFQTKGAYPSVVDSSACIDGPQGKYYSGVDFSNVLSCARRPHIIDLPLTKYNDSNLGLKPYCCRNGTILSPSMDPTKSKSVFQMEVYKMPPDLNISAIAPPQGWQIKGNLNPDYKCGSPVGVSLSEFPDPSGLPSNRTAFASWQVVCNMTQPKTPSCCVSFSSYLNDSIIPCNTCACRDCSSERVDQTCSTTSPALLLPPQALLIPFENRTKFATSWAELKHRKVPSPLPCGDSCGVSINWHLATDYRRGWTARITIFNWGGTNFADWSAAVELKNAAPDFEKAYSFNATTVAVDGKNTTVLMEGLPGLNYLVAEVDAKNPSKDYRVPGKQQSVISFTKKLNPGIKVRAGDGFPTKVFFNGQECSLPSILPSNGHKGRVSTFLLLVLPVFALLSLIWV, from the exons ATGATTCTCATGAGTCTAGCTCGGAAGCTGTTCATACTGCTGTCTCTATTCACAACGATTCAACTAACGTCGTCTCAGCAACGATTCAACGATTcaactcctcctcctcctcctcctcctccagggCCTCCACCAATCTCTCCCGACGCTGTCCTCTGCAACGGCGTCTTCCTCTCGTACACTTACTCAACCGGGATCCAAATCAAACCAAACGACACTAAGAGCCAGCCGTACCGGTTCGAATCGGTGATCACTGTCCTAAACAACGGCAGAGACGAGCTTAAGTCGTGGCTCGTCTTCGTCGGATTCGCTCACAAAGAGATTCTTGTCTCCGCCAGCAACGCTATTCTCGAAGACGGGTCTAGCCTTCCCGTTAGCGTAGAGAACGGTACGACGTTTGCAGGGTATCCCGCGGCGGATTTGAAGTCGGCGATTATGACGGCGGGTGACGTCACGCAGATGGAGGCACGTGTGGAGCTCGTGGGTACTCAGTTTGGTGTTGCCCCGCCTGATGTTCCGCTTCCGAAGAACATCACTCTTGTTAATGATGGTTGGTCATGTCCCAAAGCCACTCAACGAG ATGGAAACGTTCTGGAAGTGTGTTGCATGCCAGACCCTAAAAACGAAACAGGCCCCATTGGTGTAAAAAGGAGACAAAAAGGAGACTTAACCATAATGTACGACATAATCAGACCATACGCATCAAGCTACTGGGCGCAGGTCACCATAGAGAACCACAACCCCCTCGGTCGTCTCGACAACTGGGATCTAAGTTTCGAATGGATGAAAGACGAGTTCATCTTCCAAACCAAAGGAGCTTATCCAAGCGTTGTGGATTCATCGGCCTGCATTGATGGCCCGCAAGGCAAATACTACAGTGGAGTAGACTTCTCCAACGTCCTGAGCTGTGCGAGAAGGCCACACATCATAGACCTCCCTCTGACCAAGTACAACGACTCCAACCTCGGGCTTAAACCATACTGCTGCAGAAACGGAACCATCCTGTCGCCTTCTATGGATCCAACCAAGTCGAAGTCTGTTTTTCAAATGGAGGTTTACAAAATGCCTCCTGATCTCAACATCTCCGCCATCGCTCCACCTCAGGGATGGCAGATCAAAGGTAACTTAAACCCTGATTACAAATGCGGCTCTCCGGTTGGAGTCAGCTTAAGCGAGTTCCCTGATCCGTCCGGTTTGCCTTCGAACCGGACCGCGTTCGCCAGCTGGCAAGTGGTGTGCAACATGACTCAACCAAAAACCCCCAGCTGCTGCGTGTCTTTCTCCTCTTACCTCAACGACTCCATCATCCCTTGTAATACCTGCGCTTGCAGAGACTGTTCCAGCGAGAGAGTTGATCAAACGTGCAGCACTACTTCCCCGGCTCTTCTCCTGCCTCCTCAGGCTCTTCTCATCCCCTTTGAGAATCGAACCAAGTTCGCTACATCGTGGGCGGAGTTGAAACACAGAAAAGTTCCATCCCCGTTGCCTTGCGGAGACAGCTGTGGAGTCAGCATAAACTGGCACTTAGCTACTGACTACCGTCGCGGATGGACTGCTAGAATCACGATTTTTAACTGGGGAGGAACCAACTTCGCGGACTGGTCTGCCGCGGTCGAGCTGAAGAACGCTGCGCCGGATTTTGAGAAGGCTTACTCCTTTAATGCAACGACCGTTGCTGTCGATGGGAAGAACACCACTGTTTTGATGGAAGGGCTTCCTGGTCTGAACTATCTCGTTGCGGAGGTGGATGCGAAGAACCCGAGTAAGGACTATCGGGTGCCCGGTAAGCAGCAGTCGGTTATCTCTTTTACCAAGAAACTGAATCCTGGGATCAAAGTTCGGGCTGGAGATGGGTTTCCGACCAAAGTGTTCTTCAACGGTCAGGAATGTTCGCTTCCTTCTATACTACCTAGCAATGGTCACAAAGGACGTGTCTCCACATTTCTTCTCTTGGTGTTACCAGTTTTTGCTCTCTTGAGTCTTATTTGGGTTTAA